Proteins encoded together in one Stutzerimonas stutzeri window:
- a CDS encoding flagellar hook-length control protein FliK translates to MTEIKSTTALPPTSATRPAVAAQDLALKVLQPMQNLLAAGEQIEAEVVSIREAAEAFRLVLRLTMGSGRQATVEVSSNKPAAPGTALVVTALSDTRLLATPQAAGRQPASMIDLQQLSVGSVIQGRVVATSQQRTEDGQTSFKIVVSLLNSPVAGQKLSIESANPLALGSLLTAQVKDSQSLAFLPLSGRLDQLHVGEQLGAQQNRQASLEGLFRALQGAPGALPEGLRGAAEKLLGLIPEMQQLGDAKALAAALARSGVFLEARLLAGHTDGLQGDLKAGLLRLLAQMPNLPGSTPLGGAQAGAIGQALPAFARHALGSLAQNSPRQLALGFPLPARLPPGLEEEADLEMLLKLAAAAVSRLQTHQLSSLAQTQVGPDGTMVTTWQLELPMRDHRDIVPLQIKLQREDQPKRQEKERGDPLWKIELAFDVAPLGPLQVQAQLTRGTLSSQLWAERSATAQLVAKELAHLRERLQAAGLSVGELSCRQGTPPQGPSTTLEQRFVDEKA, encoded by the coding sequence ATGACCGAGATCAAGAGTACCACTGCCCTGCCCCCGACCAGCGCGACACGTCCGGCTGTAGCGGCACAGGATCTCGCCCTCAAGGTGCTGCAACCGATGCAGAACCTGCTGGCAGCTGGCGAGCAGATCGAAGCCGAAGTGGTCAGCATCAGGGAGGCCGCCGAAGCGTTCCGCCTGGTGTTGCGCCTGACCATGGGCAGCGGACGCCAGGCCACGGTAGAAGTCAGCAGCAACAAACCCGCCGCGCCCGGCACGGCGCTGGTCGTCACCGCATTGTCCGATACCCGTCTGCTGGCCACGCCGCAAGCGGCCGGACGTCAGCCGGCCTCGATGATCGATCTGCAGCAGCTTTCGGTAGGCAGCGTGATCCAGGGCCGCGTCGTGGCGACCAGCCAGCAGCGCACGGAGGACGGGCAAACGTCTTTCAAGATCGTTGTCAGCCTGCTCAACTCACCCGTTGCCGGGCAGAAACTCAGCATCGAATCGGCCAACCCGCTGGCGCTCGGCAGTCTTTTGACGGCGCAGGTCAAGGACAGCCAGTCCCTGGCGTTTCTGCCACTGAGCGGTCGGCTCGATCAACTGCATGTCGGTGAGCAACTGGGCGCGCAGCAGAACCGACAGGCTTCGCTGGAAGGATTGTTCAGGGCGCTGCAGGGCGCGCCGGGCGCGCTCCCGGAAGGGCTGCGCGGCGCGGCGGAGAAGCTGCTCGGGCTGATCCCGGAGATGCAGCAGCTGGGCGACGCCAAGGCGCTGGCAGCAGCGCTGGCTCGGAGCGGCGTGTTCCTGGAGGCCCGCCTGCTTGCCGGCCATACCGATGGACTGCAAGGTGACCTCAAGGCCGGACTGCTGCGCCTGCTGGCGCAGATGCCCAATCTGCCGGGCAGTACGCCATTGGGGGGAGCGCAGGCCGGCGCCATCGGCCAGGCACTGCCTGCCTTCGCGCGGCATGCGCTGGGCTCGCTGGCGCAGAACAGTCCGCGTCAGCTCGCGCTCGGCTTTCCGCTGCCGGCCAGGTTACCGCCCGGTCTCGAGGAAGAAGCCGATCTGGAAATGCTGCTCAAGCTCGCTGCCGCTGCCGTATCGAGGCTCCAGACCCACCAGCTTTCCAGCCTGGCGCAGACACAGGTCGGGCCCGACGGCACTATGGTCACCACCTGGCAGCTGGAATTGCCGATGCGGGACCACCGCGACATCGTGCCACTGCAGATCAAGCTGCAGCGCGAAGATCAGCCGAAACGACAGGAAAAGGAGCGCGGCGATCCGCTGTGGAAGATCGAACTGGCGTTCGACGTCGCTCCGCTCGGGCCGTTGCAGGTTCAGGCCCAATTGACGCGCGGAACGCTGTCCAGCCAGCTCTGGGCCGAGCGCAGCGCCACCGCCCAGCTGGTCGCCAAGGAACTAGCTCATCTGCGCGAGCGCTTGCAAGCGGCCGGGCTGAGCGTAGGCGAACTGAG